The following proteins are co-located in the Malus sylvestris chromosome 13, drMalSylv7.2, whole genome shotgun sequence genome:
- the LOC126595936 gene encoding uncharacterized protein LOC126595936, whose protein sequence is MKVRVVCRKVYDYIRYDLKEIAFPSSLPDPPPIKKRHQLTMREWFLVLNEASRLYAASWVQDVGPELRPNDYKNKESEDGPGGAQRMAKEKEPSTLEDLA, encoded by the coding sequence ATGAAGGTCCGGGTGGTGTGTCGGAAAGTGTATGATTACATTCGTTATGATCTAAAAGAGATTGCATTTCCATCTTCGCTGCCGGACCCTCCTCCTATCAAGAAGCGGCATCAGCTCACCATGCGGGAGTGGTTTTTGGTGTTGAATGAGGCTTCTAGGCTTTATGCCGCCAGCTGGGTGCAGGATGTTGGTCCTGAACTGCGACCTAATGATTATAAGAATAAAGAAAGTGAAGATGGACCTGGTGGAGCACAGAGAATGGCTAAAGAGAAAGAACCCTCAACCTTAGAGGATCTTGCCTAA